One Helianthus annuus cultivar XRQ/B chromosome 12, HanXRQr2.0-SUNRISE, whole genome shotgun sequence genomic region harbors:
- the LOC110893416 gene encoding leucine-rich repeat extensin-like protein 5, whose amino-acid sequence MPPRLRGRGKGPMRGGPSTAGPSHRRTPSASFSTSDSRDMWGQPFEPARHSVSLSSSPSFHLSFGPFAPNEPEHSHHSDQSHHSHESYPPHNSLQSHSFHHSESPYSPRQFNPADYVNDFLGYNPLGPEDHFSQEMEMDDDPDPEMQTGTPGHPISISSGSSFQGSPYRGPDSFQERMATYDWFFTPSYHSSPAQPPLDDPQLQAVSPPPLPVEEPPQQPPQPPPEPPRRRRNARMSVRGGPRFSSPRGSSSYPPIPEDPQMGGPSNAAPEVDPPQASYAPPMPPVGFDNPIPTYPGSSGYNPYGDPSGYPLGYGTHDPYLTAAQYHHLYPSSYPPMPPTDYPIQGYQYPPYQPPPSQQLRQQQQNQEILERLDKVEQKTKKNKERHNSFMKGLANLIKGKKK is encoded by the coding sequence ATGCCTCCAAGACTAAGAGGACGTGGCAAGGGACCCATGCGTGGAGGACCGTCAACTGCTGGGCCATCGCACAGACGCACTCCATCGGCGTCTTTTTCCACCTCCGACTCCCGTGATATGTGGGGTCAACCTTTCGAGCCGGCAAGACACTCAGTCTCGCTTAGCTCTTCGCCATCTTTTCATCTGTCTTTCGGACCATTTGCTCCAAATGAGCCCGAACACTCTCACCATTCGGACCAATCTCACCATTCACATGAATCATACCCACCGCATAACTCTTTGCAATCTCATTCATTTCATCATTCCGAATCCCCCTACTCTCCAAGACAATTCAACCCAGCTGACTATGTTAATGACTTTCTCGGCTACAACCCGTTGGGCCCTGAGGACCATTTCTCTCAGGAAATGGAGATGGATGACGACCCCGACCCGGAGATGCAAACAGGAACCCCGGGCCACCCTATCAGCATATCTAGTGGGTCTTCGTTCCAGGGATCTCCTTATCGTGGACCCGACTCCTTCCAAGAGAGGATGGCTACCTATGACTGGTTCTTTACCCCATCTTATCATAGCTCTCCGGCTCAACCACCTTTAGATGATCCTCAACTTCAAGctgtctcaccaccaccactcccggTAGAGGAGCCACCGCAGCAGCCACCGCAACCACCTCCCGAGCCTCCTAGGCGAAGGAGGAACGCTCGCATGTCCGTTAGAGGAGGACCCCGTTTTAGTTCTCCTCGCGGGTCGAGTTCCTATCCCCCTATTCCAGAGGACCCTCAAATGGGTGGGCCCTCAAATGCGGCACCGGAGGTTGATCCTCCGCAAGCTTCTTATGCACCACCTATGCCGCCTGTGGGATTTGATAACCCAATTCCAACATACCCAGGTTCTTCCGGGTACAATCCTTATGGAGACCCGTCGGGATATCCTTTGGGCTATGGAACTCATGACCCATATCTTACGGCTGCGCAGTATCATcacctttacccttcttcttaCCCCCCTATGCCTCCAACTGACTACCCTATTCAGGGTTATCAGTATCCTCCGTACCAGCCACCTCCTTCCCAGCAACTACGGCAGCAGCAACAAAATCAGGAAATCTTGGAGAGGTTGGACAAGGTTGAGCAGAAGACCAAGAAGAACAAGGAGAGGCACAATAGCTTCATGAAGGGCCTTGCCAACCTTATCAAGGGGAAGAAGAAATAG